From Thermostichus vulcanus str. 'Rupite':
TCCACTTGTAATAACCCCTCATGGCCTGATAGCGCTGGATCCGCCGTGGTCAGGGACTGCAAATGTTGCCGGTAGAGCTGCCACGCTTGCTGTCGTTCCTGCCAGGTGCGCTTGGGGCGAGCTTTGTACTTGAGGGTGCAGTGGAGGCCAAACAGGCTGACCATGGCACTGTGGGGAAAGACTTCGGTAATTTGTCGGGCAAAGCTCCCCTGCTGGATCTCCGCTTGTTCTTGAAAGCCACAGCTGGATAAGGCTTGAACCAACTCTTCTCCCCGTACCTGACCGTTTTTTTCCAATAACTGTCGATTGGCAGGGTGGGCTCCTGCTTCGTAAGCCCGAAATACCCGGTTCAGCTCGGCTTCGGCTCGCCGTTGTCCGGTTCTATTGGGAACCCGCAAGGGGGCATCCACGGCAAGCAAACAGGGATCCCTTCCCGCCTGGGTTTGAATGTAGTCGAGAATCTCAGTGTTGGTTTGCAGAATACGACAGTCGATGAGGATCCCTGTCAATCGCGCCAGATCAGGATCCCCAATGACTTGTAACGTCGCAATACCGGAGGGGTTGCGGGGTGACCAGGCCAGATCTAAACCAATGCAAATCAAGGGATTTTCCCTTTCATCTATCTTTCATCTATATGTAAAACGGGGACGAATGTTGTCATTTGACTCCCAAAACACAGGATCCCCACAAAGCTTTTGCAGGGATCCCATCAGGCTCATTCAGGATGACATTCAGGATGAACTGGCTACAGACTAGACCACTAGCAGATGGCCAACCCGCTTAGCCATTAGTAGTCGTAGTCACCCATGCCGCCGCCACCGCCTGCCGGAGCCGGGGTCTTGGGCTCGGGCTTATCCACCACGATGGCTTCGGTGGTCAGCACCATGCCCGCGATAGAAGCCGCATTTTGTAGCGCCGAACGGGTCACTTTGGCCGGATCGACGATGCCCGCCTCAAACATATCCACGTAGACATCGTTCTGGGCATCGTAGCCAGTATCAAAGGGCTTCTCTTTGACACGCTCCAGCACGATTGAACCGTTTTGACCGGCATTTTCAGCGATGCGGCGCAGGGGAGCTCCCAGAGCACGGGAAACCAAGTTGGCACCGATCAGCTCATCCCCAGATAGGTTGGCATTGGACCACTCGGTTACCGCAGGAATCAGGTGCGCCAGAGTGGTACCACCGCCCGGAACGATCCCTTCTTCCACAGCCGCTTTGGTGGCGTTGATGGCATCTTCCAGACGCAACTTGCGATCTTTCATTTCGGTTTCGGTGGCCGCACCAACTTTGATCACGGCCACACCGCCGGAGAGTTTGGCCAAGCGCTCCTGCAGCTTTTCTTTGTCGTAGCTGGATTCGGTTTCATCGATTTGACGACGAATTTGCTCGCAACGGGCCTTGACAGCCGCTTCATTGCCTTCCGCCACAATGGTGGTGGTGTCTTTGGTGATGGTGACACGACGGGCCGAACCGAAGGAATCCACACGGGCGTTTTCTAGCTTCAGACCGCGATCTTCGGTGATTACCTCACCGCCGGTCAGCACAGCGATGTCCTCTAGCATGGCCTTGCGGCGATCCCCAAAACCAGGCGCTTTCACCGCCGCCACATTCAACACACCCCGCAGCTTGTTCACCACCAGGGTGGCTAGAGCTTCTTTTTCAATGTCTTCAGCGATGATCAACAGCGGACGACCTGAGCGGGCCACTTGCTCCAGCACCGGCACCAGATCTTGTACCAGGGTGATCTTCTTGTCGGTGATTAAAACGTAGGGGTTTTCCAGGACGGCCTCCATCCGCTCCATGTCTGTAGCGAAATAGGGGGAAATGTAGCCCTTGTCGAAGCGCATCCCTTCGGTGACTTCCAGCTCGGTGGTCATGGACTTGCCTTCCTCCAGGGAGATCACCCCTTCGCGGCCTACCTTGTCCATGGCTTCGGCAATCATTTGGCCGACTTCATCGTCGTTACCAGCAGAAATAGCCGCCACTTGAGCAATGGCTTTAGAATCTTCCACTGGGCGAGCATGCTCGGCGATTTTCTCCACCAAGAACTTCACCGCTTTGTCGATGCCCCGCTTCAGGGCAATCGGATTCGCGCCTGCCGCCACGTTTTTCAGGCCCTCTTTCACCATGGCGTGGGCCAAGACAGTGGCAGTGGTGGTGCCATCCCCAGCCGCATCGTTGGTTTTGGAAGCTGCCTGACGGATTAAGGATACGCCAGTATTTTCAATATGGTCTTCCAGTTCAATTTCTTTGGCAATGGTGACGCCATCGTTGATGATCTGCGGGGCGCCAAATTTCTTCTCTAGCACCACGTTACGACCTTTGGGGCCAAGGGTAACGGCTACGGCTTCCGCCAACACATCCATGCCGTGTTCCAGGGCACGACGGGCTTCTTCGCTAAAAATGATCGATTTCGCCATGATCAACCTCTCAAAGTTGAAAGTGATTCAGTGATGAAAAGTAACGAATAAGTCAGGAAACAAGGACTGAGATCCGGAGATCCACCCGAGATCCGAATTACTGAACAATGGCGAGAATGTCACGCTCCGCCAGCAGCACGTACTCATCGCTGCCCAGCTTGACTTCGGTTCCGGCGTACTTGGAGTAGAGCACTTTGTCGCCCGCTTTCACTTCCATCGCCACCAGCTTGCCGTCATCGTTGCGCTTGCCGGGGCCAACAGCGGCCACTTCTCCCACTTGGGGCTTTTCTTTGGCAGTGTCGGGCAAGAAGATCCCACCCGCGGTTTTTTCGTCCTGCTGAGCGATTTTGACCAACACACGGTCGCCCAGAGGCTTCAGTGTAGAAACATTAAGAGCTACTGCAGCCATGACAAAGATCCTCCGTGATGCCTAAAGCACGAAGCTGAAGGTTTTGAGTTGTAAATCAAACTTGCGCAAATCGGAGCTTTAGCACTCTCGACTTACGAGTGCTAGTTTACCAGTCTGGTTTTCTCGCTGACAATAGTCCCTCCCCAGCGGTAGCCCCCTTTTGTCAGTACGGTTAGGTACGGATCCCCCTACATCACGGGTTCATTAGGTTGGTTCATTGGGTTACAGCCCTTCAATGCCCCGCAGTCGTGTGTCGCGTAGCATTAGCGTTGCGTAGCAACAATGCCTACGGCAGGCTGCGCCACCCCTAAAATGAATGCGGGTTTGCGACAACAACAAACAGCAGTTGTGTCCCTAACCGATTTCAAAAGGACTAGAGTACTCTGCACCGCTGTCGGAAAGGGGATTGACCCCGGTGCTAAGTGACTGGTGTTGGGGCCGCTATGACCCTCCGGGTCGTCCGTAGGACGAGAGGCTAAAGACCTTACTGAATATCTTCATTCTCCTCTTCGGGGGGTTCGAGGTTGGGATCCCGTTGGCGGATGGATTTGGCTTTGCGCTGTAAGTTCTTAAAGAAATCACTTTCCACAAT
This genomic window contains:
- a CDS encoding DUF429 domain-containing protein; this translates as MICIGLDLAWSPRNPSGIATLQVIGDPDLARLTGILIDCRILQTNTEILDYIQTQAGRDPCLLAVDAPLRVPNRTGQRRAEAELNRVFRAYEAGAHPANRQLLEKNGQVRGEELVQALSSCGFQEQAEIQQGSFARQITEVFPHSAMVSLFGLHCTLKYKARPKRTWQERQQAWQLYRQHLQSLTTADPALSGHEGLLQVEVGSLKGRSLKNYEDQVDALMCAYIALYGFRWGSERCHSFGSLQEGHIFTPLPIGLREQMNTTSRKNLG
- the groL gene encoding chaperonin GroEL (60 kDa chaperone family; promotes refolding of misfolded polypeptides especially under stressful conditions; forms two stacked rings of heptamers to form a barrel-shaped 14mer; ends can be capped by GroES; misfolded proteins enter the barrel where they are refolded when GroES binds), yielding MAKSIIFSEEARRALEHGMDVLAEAVAVTLGPKGRNVVLEKKFGAPQIINDGVTIAKEIELEDHIENTGVSLIRQAASKTNDAAGDGTTTATVLAHAMVKEGLKNVAAGANPIALKRGIDKAVKFLVEKIAEHARPVEDSKAIAQVAAISAGNDDEVGQMIAEAMDKVGREGVISLEEGKSMTTELEVTEGMRFDKGYISPYFATDMERMEAVLENPYVLITDKKITLVQDLVPVLEQVARSGRPLLIIAEDIEKEALATLVVNKLRGVLNVAAVKAPGFGDRRKAMLEDIAVLTGGEVITEDRGLKLENARVDSFGSARRVTITKDTTTIVAEGNEAAVKARCEQIRRQIDETESSYDKEKLQERLAKLSGGVAVIKVGAATETEMKDRKLRLEDAINATKAAVEEGIVPGGGTTLAHLIPAVTEWSNANLSGDELIGANLVSRALGAPLRRIAENAGQNGSIVLERVKEKPFDTGYDAQNDVYVDMFEAGIVDPAKVTRSALQNAASIAGMVLTTEAIVVDKPEPKTPAPAGGGGGMGDYDY
- the groES gene encoding co-chaperone GroES, whose amino-acid sequence is MAAVALNVSTLKPLGDRVLVKIAQQDEKTAGGIFLPDTAKEKPQVGEVAAVGPGKRNDDGKLVAMEVKAGDKVLYSKYAGTEVKLGSDEYVLLAERDILAIVQ